One Campylobacter concisus DNA segment encodes these proteins:
- a CDS encoding thiamine phosphate synthase produces the protein MFKILCVADFESYEGDDFLKRIQLLCKAGVDEILLRAKGLSEAQFYDLARVVAQICENYRKKFIINQFFDVACKLNSDFWLTSAQLDFFKNHTVFLEEFRQTAKIYAPAHDLEQAKISATIADVLVASHIFATSCKAGLEPKGLNFISELKSLDKEIYALGGLDNQNYKEAIKAGASGICFMGLAMNGDIELIKKIVDSKKTSKFSFIYIKFYILFLYIKLHKIEFVDDYYK, from the coding sequence ATGTTTAAAATTCTCTGTGTGGCCGACTTTGAAAGCTATGAGGGCGATGACTTTTTAAAGAGGATACAGCTGCTTTGCAAGGCTGGCGTGGATGAAATTTTGCTTCGTGCAAAGGGGCTAAGCGAGGCTCAATTTTACGATCTTGCTAGGGTTGTGGCTCAAATTTGTGAAAACTATCGCAAGAAATTTATTATTAATCAATTTTTTGACGTAGCCTGCAAGCTAAATAGCGACTTTTGGCTCACTTCAGCGCAGCTTGACTTTTTTAAAAATCACACCGTTTTTTTAGAAGAATTTAGACAAACAGCTAAAATTTACGCCCCAGCTCACGACCTAGAGCAGGCTAAAATTTCAGCCACTATCGCTGACGTGCTCGTTGCTTCTCATATATTTGCTACCTCTTGCAAGGCGGGCTTAGAGCCAAAAGGGTTAAATTTTATAAGCGAGCTAAAAAGCTTAGACAAAGAAATTTACGCACTTGGCGGACTAGACAACCAAAACTACAAAGAAGCTATAAAAGCTGGTGCAAGCGGCATTTGCTTTATGGGCTTAGCAATGAACGGCGATATAGAGCTTATAAAAAAGATAGTAGATAGCAAAAAAACGAGCAAATTTAGCTTTATTTACATAAAATTTTACATATTATTTTTATATATAAAACTACATAAAATTGAATTTGTAGACGATTACTATAAGTAA
- the thiH gene encoding 2-iminoacetate synthase ThiH: MKFTRTDHMQLLPHMEDVGSDIMNEILKERANYKPEFYTETDVKAALNAKHCSLENLKALLSPAAAPFLEQIAQLAQAKTRANFGSNITLFTPLYIANYCDNLCVYCGFNAKNKIKRAKLSDEEITRELREISKSGLEEILILTGESETNSSVAYIANACALAKKFFKVVGVEIYPLNSDGYALLHKSGVDYVTVFQETYNPTKYEKIHLGGNKRIFPYRINTQERALLGGMRGVGFAALLGIDDFRLDAFATALHASLVQKKYPHAEIAFSCPRLRPIINNDRINPRDVGERELLQVICAYRIFMPTASITISTREKAKFRDNAVKIATNKISAGVKVSIGAHGEEKKGDEQFEISDDRSVDEIKAMIKANGLEPLMSEYVYV; this comes from the coding sequence ATGAAATTTACAAGAACCGACCACATGCAGCTGCTACCTCACATGGAGGATGTTGGCAGCGACATTATGAATGAGATTTTAAAAGAGCGCGCGAATTACAAGCCAGAATTTTACACCGAAACAGACGTAAAAGCAGCTCTTAATGCAAAGCACTGCTCGCTTGAAAATTTAAAAGCCCTACTCTCACCTGCTGCAGCGCCATTTTTAGAGCAAATAGCTCAGCTTGCTCAGGCAAAAACAAGGGCAAATTTTGGCTCAAACATAACTCTTTTTACTCCACTTTACATAGCAAACTACTGCGATAATCTCTGCGTTTATTGCGGTTTTAACGCTAAAAATAAAATAAAAAGGGCAAAGCTAAGCGACGAGGAGATCACAAGAGAGCTAAGAGAAATTTCAAAGAGCGGCTTGGAAGAAATTTTGATCCTAACAGGCGAGAGCGAGACCAACTCAAGTGTCGCCTACATCGCAAATGCCTGCGCTTTGGCAAAGAAATTTTTTAAAGTCGTTGGGGTTGAAATTTACCCATTAAATTCAGACGGCTACGCCCTGCTTCACAAAAGCGGCGTGGACTACGTGACCGTCTTTCAAGAGACCTACAATCCCACAAAATACGAGAAGATCCACCTTGGCGGCAATAAAAGAATCTTCCCTTACCGCATAAACACGCAAGAGCGAGCGCTTCTTGGAGGCATGAGAGGGGTTGGCTTTGCGGCACTTCTTGGCATAGATGACTTTAGACTTGACGCCTTTGCGACCGCACTGCACGCAAGCTTGGTTCAAAAAAAATATCCGCACGCCGAGATCGCATTTTCATGCCCAAGACTTCGTCCTATCATTAACAACGACCGCATCAACCCGCGTGACGTGGGCGAGCGCGAGCTTTTGCAAGTGATCTGCGCTTATAGAATTTTCATGCCAACAGCTAGCATAACGATCTCAACCAGAGAAAAGGCGAAATTTCGCGATAACGCCGTAAAGATCGCCACAAACAAAATAAGCGCTGGCGTAAAAGTGAGCATCGGAGCTCACGGCGAAGAGAAAAAGGGTGACGAGCAGTTTGAGATAAGCGACGATAGAAGCGTGGATGAGATCAAGGCTATGATAAAAGCAAACGGACTAGAGCCCTTGATGAGCGAGTACGTATATGTTTAA
- a CDS encoding thiazole synthase — protein MQNDSLILGGKEFQSRFILGSGKYSHELIDSAINEAGAEILTLALRRINESKERNILDFIPKGVTLLPNTSGARNAKEAVRIAQLARELGCGELVKIEIITDSKFLFPDNAETIKACEALANDGFVPMPYMFPDLNAARAMLSAGASCIMPLAAPIGSNQGLVFKDIIEILINELDTQIVVDAGIGRPSQACEAMEMGAAAIMANTAIASSKNIPLMARAFKEAIIAGRNAYLAGLGAKSKSANASSPLTGFLD, from the coding sequence GTGCAAAATGATAGTTTGATCCTTGGCGGCAAGGAGTTTCAAAGCCGCTTTATCCTTGGTTCTGGCAAGTACTCACACGAGCTCATCGACTCAGCCATAAACGAGGCTGGCGCAGAAATTTTAACCCTTGCTCTTAGGCGCATAAACGAGAGCAAAGAGCGAAATATACTTGACTTTATCCCAAAAGGCGTGACGCTCTTGCCAAACACAAGTGGCGCTAGAAACGCCAAAGAGGCCGTTCGTATCGCCCAGCTCGCACGTGAGCTTGGGTGCGGGGAGCTTGTTAAAATAGAGATCATAACTGACTCTAAATTTCTCTTTCCAGACAACGCTGAAACCATAAAAGCATGCGAAGCGCTGGCAAATGACGGCTTTGTGCCAATGCCTTATATGTTTCCTGATCTAAACGCCGCAAGAGCGATGCTAAGTGCAGGAGCTAGCTGCATAATGCCTTTAGCTGCTCCCATTGGCTCAAACCAAGGGCTAGTTTTTAAAGATATTATTGAAATTTTGATAAACGAGCTTGATACGCAGATCGTAGTTGATGCTGGTATAGGCAGGCCATCACAAGCGTGCGAAGCGATGGAGATGGGGGCGGCTGCGATCATGGCAAACACAGCCATCGCCTCATCTAAAAATATCCCACTCATGGCAAGAGCCTTCAAAGAGGCTATCATCGCTGGTCGCAACGCCTACCTAGCAGGGCTTGGCGCAAAAAGCAAAAGCGCAAATGCCTCATCACCGCTCACTGGATTTTTAGACTGA
- the thiF gene encoding sulfur carrier protein ThiS adenylyltransferase ThiF — translation MIEIVLNGTKFKVPVKSLSELKELALGDKESEIYKFLEKFNATKPDIFIVDGFAIKEDSELKDGSNVVFIRRGVMPEREVLRSMIASRNSPELNLALSKAVIGMAGLGGLGSNIALSLARVGVKKLVLADFDVVEPSNLNRQQYFVRHIGLKKTQALKELINDVNPFVEVEAHDIFLDEKNVASVFDECEILCEAFDNVAGKAMILNEAGASLKEKKIIGASGMAGYFSSNLIKTIKFAKNVYLCGDLTNEAKIGQGLMAPRVAICANHEANLAIRLLMGLEA, via the coding sequence ATGATAGAGATAGTACTAAACGGCACAAAATTTAAAGTGCCAGTAAAAAGCCTTAGCGAGCTAAAAGAGCTTGCTCTTGGCGATAAAGAGAGTGAAATTTATAAATTCTTAGAGAAATTTAACGCGACAAAGCCAGACATTTTTATCGTTGATGGCTTTGCTATAAAAGAAGATAGCGAGCTAAAAGATGGCTCAAATGTCGTATTTATAAGGCGTGGCGTGATGCCTGAGCGTGAAGTTTTACGCTCGATGATCGCTTCACGAAACAGCCCTGAGCTAAATTTAGCCCTAAGTAAAGCCGTGATCGGCATGGCTGGACTTGGCGGCCTTGGCTCAAATATCGCGCTAAGTCTTGCAAGAGTTGGCGTAAAAAAGCTAGTGCTTGCCGACTTTGACGTCGTTGAACCAAGTAATCTAAACCGCCAGCAGTATTTCGTCCGCCACATCGGCTTAAAAAAGACGCAGGCGCTAAAAGAGCTGATAAATGACGTAAATCCCTTTGTCGAGGTCGAGGCTCACGATATATTTTTAGATGAAAAAAACGTAGCTAGCGTCTTTGACGAGTGCGAAATTTTATGCGAAGCCTTTGATAACGTCGCTGGCAAGGCGATGATACTAAACGAAGCTGGTGCGAGCTTAAAAGAGAAAAAGATCATCGGCGCCTCTGGCATGGCAGGATACTTTAGCTCAAATCTCATAAAAACCATAAAATTTGCCAAAAATGTCTACCTTTGCGGTGACCTCACAAACGAAGCAAAGATCGGTCAAGGGCTCATGGCACCGCGCGTTGCGATCTGCGCAAATCATGAGGCAAATTTAGCCATTAGACTGCTTATGGGCTTGGAGGCGTAA
- the thiS gene encoding sulfur carrier protein ThiS: MIKFILNGKIFELENDISVYDFLAQNGYELKFIALERDGEILPKKFWSEHFMSDGKAYEIVTLVGGG; the protein is encoded by the coding sequence ATGATCAAATTTATACTAAATGGCAAAATTTTCGAGCTTGAAAACGATATAAGCGTTTATGATTTTTTAGCTCAAAATGGCTATGAGCTTAAATTTATAGCCCTTGAGCGAGACGGAGAAATTTTGCCAAAAAAGTTTTGGAGTGAGCACTTTATGAGTGATGGCAAAGCTTATGAGATCGTCACTTTAGTTGGCGGTGGATGA
- a CDS encoding pyridoxal phosphate-dependent aminotransferase translates to MQLANRMQTLSESITIAISTKAKEMKAAGIDVISLSAGEPDFMTPKKIRETVKNALDNDSKSGKYTPVPGLPEVIEAIRAKLKRDNGLDYKANQIVTNIGAKHSLFNVFQALINPGDEVIIPSPYWVSYPEIVKFCGGVPVFIEADENTNFKVTAEQLKKAITPKTKVFSLNHPTNPTGAVYTKEEIAAFGEVLKGTDIIVTSDEIYEKVIYGKEFHAVASVSEDLFKRTVTINGLSKCGAMPGWRFGYIASSMDWLIAGIKKLQSQSTSNISSIVQIGAIPSLLGETDEDIENMRKEYERRRDVAVEMINAIPGLSVVKPDGAFYLFVKCKDVDGDSLRFCKKMLEEVNVATVPGVGFGMEGYFRISFATDIESIKKAIERIANFVKSYKI, encoded by the coding sequence ATGCAACTAGCAAACAGAATGCAAACATTAAGCGAATCAATCACAATCGCGATCAGCACAAAGGCCAAAGAGATGAAGGCTGCTGGCATCGACGTGATCTCACTTTCAGCTGGTGAGCCTGACTTTATGACTCCAAAAAAGATAAGAGAAACTGTAAAAAACGCACTTGATAACGATAGCAAAAGCGGCAAATATACGCCAGTGCCAGGTTTGCCTGAGGTTATAGAGGCCATTAGAGCAAAGCTAAAAAGAGATAACGGACTTGACTACAAAGCAAATCAAATCGTCACAAATATCGGTGCAAAGCACTCACTTTTTAATGTATTTCAAGCGCTTATCAACCCAGGTGACGAGGTCATCATCCCATCTCCATACTGGGTGAGCTACCCTGAGATCGTTAAATTTTGTGGCGGCGTGCCTGTCTTTATCGAGGCGGACGAGAACACAAATTTCAAAGTCACAGCCGAGCAGCTAAAAAAAGCGATCACTCCAAAAACAAAGGTCTTTTCGCTAAATCACCCGACAAATCCAACTGGAGCTGTCTATACAAAAGAAGAGATCGCGGCATTTGGCGAGGTTTTAAAGGGTACTGACATCATCGTCACGAGCGATGAAATTTATGAAAAAGTAATCTACGGCAAAGAATTTCACGCAGTGGCCTCAGTAAGCGAGGATCTTTTCAAAAGAACGGTCACGATAAATGGCCTAAGCAAGTGTGGCGCGATGCCTGGCTGGAGATTTGGCTATATCGCAAGCTCGATGGACTGGCTCATCGCTGGCATCAAAAAGCTTCAAAGCCAAAGCACAAGCAATATCAGCTCGATCGTGCAAATAGGCGCTATCCCATCACTTCTAGGCGAAACTGACGAAGACATCGAAAACATGAGAAAAGAGTATGAAAGAAGACGCGATGTGGCAGTTGAGATGATAAACGCTATCCCTGGGCTAAGCGTAGTTAAGCCTGATGGCGCATTTTATCTATTTGTAAAATGTAAAGATGTGGACGGCGACTCACTTAGATTTTGCAAAAAGATGCTTGAAGAGGTAAATGTAGCAACCGTGCCAGGTGTGGGCTTTGGCATGGAGGGATACTTTAGAATTTCTTTTGCAACAGACATCGAGAGCATAAAAAAAGCGATCGAGAGGATCGCAAATTTTGTAAAAAGCTACAAAATTTAA
- the speA gene encoding biosynthetic arginine decarboxylase codes for MNDFGLSIWGNSNFVIEDGKVCINEASKPAIIDIVKEIRDDGYRGPLLLRFPHLIQKQIEQIHASFAKAKKEFAYKGSFNAVFPLKVNQYPGFVKNLVRLGKPYNYGLEAGSKAELLLTMAYNNDKAPITVNGFKDKEMINIGFIAAEMGHNITLTIEGLNELEAIIAIAKERFKPKPKIGLRVRLHSTGSGLWAKSGGIHSKFGLTSTELIEAVKMLKKANLLENFTMIHFHIGSQISEIHPLKKALIEAGNIYAELRKMGATNLKAINLGGGLAIEYSQFKEESSRNYTLNEYANDVVYMLKTISEQKKEIEPDIFIESGRYIAASHALLVAPVLELFSQEYTEEKLNLKKNNPNLITELVDLYKSIKPSNALEYLHDAIHHTESILTLFDLGYVDLQDRSNAEVLLRLISKKAVVMLGNKSNSSDLTKIQKEVQERYLLNFSIFQSLPDFWGLKQNFPIMPLDRLDERPTLPASIWDITCDSDGEISYDDEKNPLLLHDVDVEKEDYFLGFFLVGAYQEVIGMKHNLFTHPTEATVEITSDGYKVTNLLESQSILDIMEDMDYDIYEIQDTLNERLEKSTLINETQKKQILGELYLFLNDNSYLKTIN; via the coding sequence ATGAATGATTTTGGACTTAGCATTTGGGGCAATTCAAATTTTGTGATAGAAGACGGCAAAGTCTGCATAAACGAAGCTAGCAAGCCAGCGATCATCGACATCGTAAAAGAGATAAGAGACGATGGCTACAGAGGTCCACTGCTGCTTCGCTTTCCGCACCTTATCCAAAAGCAGATCGAGCAGATCCACGCAAGCTTTGCAAAGGCAAAGAAAGAATTTGCCTACAAAGGCAGCTTTAACGCCGTTTTCCCGCTTAAAGTAAATCAATATCCAGGCTTTGTAAAAAATCTAGTTCGCCTTGGCAAGCCCTATAACTACGGCCTTGAGGCTGGTAGCAAGGCTGAGCTACTTCTAACTATGGCTTATAACAACGACAAAGCGCCTATAACGGTAAATGGCTTTAAAGATAAAGAGATGATAAACATAGGCTTCATCGCCGCAGAAATGGGGCATAACATCACGCTAACGATTGAGGGCTTAAACGAGCTTGAAGCGATAATCGCCATCGCAAAAGAGCGCTTTAAACCAAAACCAAAGATCGGACTTAGAGTGAGACTACACTCGACAGGATCGGGGCTCTGGGCAAAAAGTGGCGGCATACACTCTAAATTTGGCCTAACATCAACCGAGCTAATAGAAGCTGTAAAGATGCTAAAAAAGGCAAATTTGCTTGAAAACTTCACGATGATACACTTTCACATCGGCTCTCAAATAAGCGAGATCCACCCTCTTAAAAAGGCACTCATCGAGGCTGGCAACATCTACGCTGAGCTTAGAAAAATGGGCGCAACAAATTTAAAAGCGATAAATTTGGGCGGCGGTCTAGCGATTGAATACTCGCAGTTTAAAGAGGAGAGCAGCAGAAACTACACGCTAAACGAATACGCAAACGACGTTGTTTATATGCTTAAAACCATAAGTGAGCAAAAAAAGGAGATCGAACCAGATATTTTCATAGAGTCAGGTCGCTACATCGCCGCTTCTCACGCGCTTTTGGTGGCTCCTGTACTTGAGCTTTTTTCTCAAGAATACACCGAAGAGAAGCTAAATTTAAAGAAAAATAATCCAAATTTAATAACCGAGCTAGTTGATCTTTACAAATCAATCAAGCCTTCAAATGCCCTAGAATACCTGCACGACGCCATCCATCACACCGAGAGCATCCTCACGCTCTTTGATCTAGGCTATGTCGATCTGCAAGATAGATCAAACGCAGAGGTACTTTTAAGGCTCATTAGCAAAAAAGCTGTCGTGATGCTTGGTAATAAGAGCAACTCAAGCGATCTAACTAAAATTCAAAAAGAGGTTCAAGAGAGATACCTGCTAAATTTCTCGATCTTTCAAAGCTTGCCAGACTTTTGGGGGCTAAAGCAAAATTTCCCTATCATGCCGCTTGACAGGCTTGATGAGCGCCCTACCCTGCCAGCTTCGATCTGGGACATCACCTGCGATAGCGACGGCGAGATCAGCTATGATGACGAGAAAAACCCACTGCTTTTGCACGATGTGGATGTGGAGAAGGAGGATTATTTCTTGGGATTTTTCCTAGTTGGAGCGTATCAAGAGGTGATCGGCATGAAGCACAACCTCTTCACTCATCCAACAGAAGCCACGGTAGAGATAACAAGTGATGGCTACAAGGTCACAAATTTACTAGAGAGCCAGTCGATCCTTGATATCATGGAGGACATGGACTACGATATCTACGAGATCCAAGACACTTTAAATGAGCGCTTAGAAAAATCAACTCTGATAAACGAAACACAAAAGAAGCAAATTTTGGGCGAACTTTATCTATTTTTAAATGATAATAGCTACTTAAAGACAATCAACTAA
- the hisS gene encoding histidine--tRNA ligase, which produces MITALRGMKDMLPARAKLYAQIIKTCEEVAKNYGYEQILTPHLEETALFKRSVGESSDIVGKEMYQFEDKGGNDVCLRPEGTAGVVRAFIEAKLDRANAIKRCFYHGSMFRYERPQKGRLREFHQFGCECFGEGSVYEDASIILMVSEIFNRLNIKTTLKINSLGDESSMKSYKEKLVKFLDENDDKICEDCKRRKLLNPIRVLDCKVESCQGIYKNAPVITDSLSDEAQADFAKLQEILTANGVKFEIDTKLVRGLDYYCKTAFEFISNEIGSQSAVAGGGRYDRLVEYLGGRASYGVGFAMGVERIMEILGEAQDERAGIYLCALDAANLDFVYNLGSKLRKKCQVEISYEAKKLQKHLQNADNKNVKIFLCVGENEMKENKIWYKNLETKDEKTINLDELEKELG; this is translated from the coding sequence ATGATAACGGCACTTCGTGGCATGAAAGATATGCTTCCAGCTCGCGCGAAACTTTACGCACAGATAATCAAAACCTGCGAGGAAGTCGCAAAAAACTACGGATATGAGCAAATTTTGACCCCGCACCTCGAGGAGACGGCGCTTTTTAAAAGAAGTGTCGGTGAGAGTAGCGACATCGTGGGTAAAGAGATGTATCAGTTTGAAGACAAAGGCGGCAACGACGTTTGCTTGCGTCCTGAGGGCACAGCTGGCGTTGTTAGAGCGTTTATCGAGGCGAAGCTTGACAGGGCAAACGCTATAAAACGCTGCTTTTATCATGGCTCGATGTTTCGCTACGAGCGCCCACAAAAAGGCCGTTTAAGAGAGTTTCACCAGTTTGGCTGTGAATGCTTTGGCGAGGGCAGCGTCTATGAGGATGCGAGCATTATTTTGATGGTGAGCGAAATTTTTAACAGACTAAATATAAAAACTACATTAAAAATCAACTCGCTAGGCGACGAGAGCTCGATGAAGTCTTACAAAGAAAAACTTGTAAAATTTCTAGATGAAAACGACGATAAAATTTGCGAAGACTGCAAAAGACGTAAGCTTTTAAACCCTATCCGCGTGCTTGACTGTAAGGTTGAGAGCTGCCAAGGAATTTATAAAAATGCCCCAGTTATCACAGATAGCCTAAGCGATGAGGCGCAGGCTGATTTTGCAAAACTGCAAGAAATTTTAACAGCAAATGGCGTTAAATTTGAGATAGACACTAAGCTCGTTCGCGGCTTAGACTACTACTGCAAGACGGCGTTTGAGTTTATAAGCAACGAGATCGGCTCACAAAGTGCAGTCGCAGGTGGCGGCAGATACGACAGGCTTGTTGAGTATCTTGGCGGTAGAGCAAGTTACGGCGTTGGTTTTGCGATGGGCGTTGAGAGGATAATGGAAATTTTAGGTGAGGCCCAGGATGAGCGAGCTGGAATTTATCTTTGCGCGCTTGATGCGGCAAATTTAGACTTTGTCTATAATCTTGGCTCAAAACTTCGCAAAAAATGTCAGGTCGAAATTTCATACGAAGCCAAAAAACTTCAAAAACATCTGCAAAATGCCGACAATAAAAATGTAAAAATTTTCCTTTGCGTGGGCGAAAACGAGATGAAAGAGAATAAAATTTGGTATAAAAATTTAGAGACCAAAGATGAAAAAACGATAAATTTAGATGAGCTTGAAAAGGAGCTGGGATGA
- the tmk gene encoding dTMP kinase, with protein MYVLFEGIDGVGKSTQIEILASKFSDAIVTKEPGGTQLGVNLREILLSSNIKIGKRAEILLFLADRAEHFEKLVAPNLGRLILSDRGFISGIAYALANDENLDESVLLELNKFALNDKFADKIIFFEASHELISSRLKNRGTSDKIEARGLEYLLKVQSLMKQILIKNGFETLFIDASKSIELISKEIENFINFK; from the coding sequence ATGTATGTTTTGTTTGAAGGCATTGATGGCGTTGGCAAGAGCACGCAGATAGAAATTTTAGCTTCTAAATTTAGTGATGCCATCGTCACAAAAGAGCCAGGTGGCACGCAGCTTGGTGTAAATTTACGTGAAATTTTACTAAGCTCAAACATAAAAATAGGCAAAAGAGCTGAAATTTTACTCTTTTTAGCTGATAGGGCTGAGCATTTTGAAAAGCTGGTCGCTCCAAATTTAGGTAGGCTCATTTTAAGCGACAGAGGCTTTATCTCGGGCATTGCCTACGCTTTGGCAAATGATGAAAACTTAGATGAAAGCGTGCTTTTAGAGCTTAATAAATTTGCATTAAATGATAAATTTGCAGATAAGATCATCTTTTTTGAAGCAAGCCATGAGCTTATAAGCTCGCGCTTAAAAAATAGAGGCACAAGCGATAAGATCGAGGCTCGTGGGCTAGAGTATCTTTTAAAAGTGCAAAGCCTGATGAAGCAAATTCTTATAAAAAATGGCTTTGAAACACTTTTTATAGACGCGTCTAAAAGCATAGAGCTAATTTCAAAAGAGATAGAAAATTTTATAAATTTTAAGTAA
- the coaD gene encoding pantetheine-phosphate adenylyltransferase, which translates to MKKSCIYPGTFDPITNGHLDVIIRATKIFDKVIVAVAKSDSKQPMFAHEKRIEMAKEAVCELKNVSVLGFDNLLVDFAKSHGINTVIRGLRAVSDFEYELQIGYANAALWDEFETVYLMPSLNNAFISSSIVRSVLRHDGDVSNLVPAKILKNLKA; encoded by the coding sequence TTGAAAAAATCTTGCATCTATCCAGGGACCTTTGACCCCATCACAAACGGCCATTTAGACGTTATCATAAGGGCTACAAAAATTTTTGACAAGGTAATCGTCGCAGTTGCAAAAAGTGACAGCAAACAGCCGATGTTCGCACATGAAAAGCGCATCGAAATGGCAAAAGAGGCAGTTTGTGAGCTAAAAAACGTAAGCGTGCTTGGTTTTGATAATTTACTCGTTGATTTTGCTAAATCTCACGGCATAAACACCGTCATCAGAGGGCTTCGCGCGGTTAGCGACTTCGAGTATGAGCTACAAATCGGCTACGCAAACGCTGCGCTTTGGGACGAATTTGAGACGGTTTATCTTATGCCAAGCTTAAATAACGCCTTCATCTCAAGCTCGATCGTCCGCTCAGTCTTGCGCCACGACGGCGACGTGAGCAACCTAGTGCCAGCAAAAATTCTAAAAAATTTAAAGGCGTAA
- a CDS encoding UbiX family flavin prenyltransferase — protein sequence MKKVVFAATGASGAGLFLKLVNAAKDSCEAHVIVSKNALKVLEAEENLRLNLDDLGVKIYDDQDLSAGPASGSFGTEAMIIAPCSTNTLAKVANGISDTLITRAASVALKERQTIVLGVREMPFSAIALSQMQLLSSLGAIIAPPVLGYYAGIKSLLDMENFIVGKWLDALKIENNLYKRWQI from the coding sequence ATGAAAAAAGTAGTTTTTGCAGCCACCGGAGCAAGCGGAGCTGGGCTTTTTCTAAAGCTAGTAAATGCCGCCAAAGATAGTTGCGAGGCGCACGTCATAGTTAGCAAAAACGCCCTGAAAGTCTTGGAGGCTGAAGAAAATTTGAGGCTAAATTTAGATGATCTTGGTGTAAAAATTTATGATGATCAAGACCTTAGCGCAGGCCCTGCTTCTGGCTCGTTTGGCACGGAGGCGATGATCATAGCGCCCTGCTCTACCAACACGCTAGCAAAAGTTGCAAACGGCATAAGCGACACGCTCATCACAAGAGCCGCAAGCGTCGCGCTAAAAGAGAGACAAACCATAGTTTTGGGCGTTAGAGAGATGCCGTTTTCTGCGATCGCACTCTCTCAGATGCAACTGCTCTCATCTCTTGGAGCCATCATCGCACCACCAGTTTTAGGCTACTATGCAGGCATAAAGAGCCTTCTTGATATGGAAAATTTCATCGTCGGCAAGTGGCTTGATGCCTTAAAAATCGAAAATAATCTTTACAAAAGGTGGCAAATTTGA
- the flgA gene encoding flagellar basal body P-ring formation chaperone FlgA: MYCVVNDQISLSTFGFEGEDNEILNLEGKRAAKIDSRKLYEILTANFKTYNDKSGGSVAFVKNCSIMDEIQMQFLREISNEYPGISVSDLSISPQNKLPANFKDLVFKNIFLNDQNSQKGVFRASFEDVDLSLKSLYFKFSFNAKMPVFIAINSMNTNHILSLLDYQPTMIEFSKWPRDALFGLSASTLVTKVQIRSGEILTKRQFNAISLVKKGQMLNAVLSEGGVKIIAEVKALEDGNLGDMIKIRTRENKILEATVSGKDEAVIR; this comes from the coding sequence ATGTATTGCGTCGTAAATGATCAAATTTCACTCAGTACTTTTGGCTTTGAAGGCGAAGACAATGAAATTTTAAACTTAGAGGGCAAAAGAGCTGCCAAGATAGATAGCAGAAAACTCTATGAAATTCTAACAGCAAATTTTAAAACATATAATGACAAAAGCGGCGGTAGCGTGGCTTTTGTGAAGAACTGCTCTATCATGGATGAAATTCAGATGCAATTTCTAAGAGAGATCAGCAACGAGTACCCAGGTATCAGCGTGAGCGATCTTAGCATAAGCCCGCAAAACAAACTCCCTGCAAATTTTAAAGACTTAGTCTTTAAAAATATCTTCTTAAACGACCAAAATAGCCAAAAAGGCGTTTTTAGAGCCTCATTTGAGGATGTTGATCTAAGCTTAAAGAGCCTTTACTTTAAATTTAGCTTTAACGCAAAAATGCCAGTTTTTATCGCTATAAATTCTATGAATACAAACCACATCTTAAGCCTACTTGACTACCAACCAACGATGATCGAGTTTAGCAAATGGCCACGTGACGCGCTTTTTGGACTTAGCGCCTCAACGCTTGTCACAAAAGTGCAGATAAGAAGCGGAGAAATTTTAACCAAACGCCAGTTTAACGCCATAAGCTTAGTAAAAAAAGGTCAAATGCTAAACGCCGTCTTAAGCGAAGGTGGCGTCAAGATAATTGCCGAGGTAAAGGCACTTGAAGATGGAAATTTAGGCGATATGATAAAGATAAGAACAAGAGAAAATAAAATTTTAGAGGCCACAGTTTCAGGCAAAGATGAGGCAGTTATAAGATGA